A section of the Papio anubis isolate 15944 chromosome 16, Panubis1.0, whole genome shotgun sequence genome encodes:
- the SYNGR1 gene encoding synaptogyrin-1 isoform X3 — MLTLEFGILEFGPSWVGNWTQRSWVSWRSRPGCELFSIVVFGSIVNEGYLNSASEGEEFCIYNRNPNACSYGVAVGVLAFLTCLLYLALDVYFPQISSVKDRKKAVLSDIGVSAFWAFLWFVGFCYLANQWQVSKPKDNPLNEGTDAARAAIAFSFFSIFTWSLTAALAVRRFKDLSFQEEYSTLFPASAQP, encoded by the exons ATGTTGACCTTAGAGTTTGGGATTCTGGAATTCGGTCCTTCATGGGTAGGCAACTGGACACAGAGGTCGTGGGTGAGCTGGAGGAGCAGGCCCGGATGTG agctgttctccatagtggtgtTCGGCTCCATCGTGAACGAGGGCTACCTCAACAGCGCCTCCGAGGGAGAAGAGTTCTGCATCTACAACCGCAACCCCAACGCCTGCAGCTATGGCGTGGCCGTGGGCGTGCTAGCTTTCCTCACCTGCCTGCTGTACCTGGCCCTGGACGTGTACTTCCCACAGATCAGCAGCGTCAAGGACCGCAAGAAAGCCGTCTTGTCCGACATCGGTGTCTCGG CCTTCTGGGCTTTCCTCTGGTTCGTGGGCTTCTGCTACCTGGCCAACCAGTGGCAGGTCTCCAAGCCCAAGGACAATCCGCTGAACGAAGGGACGGACGCAGCCCGGGCCGCCATcgccttctcctttttctccatcttcaccTGG AGCCTGACCGCAGCCCTGGCCGTGCGGAGATTCAAGGACCTAAGCTTCCAGGAGGAGTACAGCACACTGTTCCCTGCCTCAGCACAGCCGTAG